In Natronolimnobius baerhuensis, a single window of DNA contains:
- a CDS encoding NAD(P)/FAD-dependent oxidoreductase, protein MNTDSTTADTPTTRDVVIVGSGIAGLSAAVYAARADLEPLVLEGPEPGGQLTLTTDVENYLGFPEGIGGMELIQQGKAQAERFGAEFRHGTVDAAHLEDQPFELALASGDTIRTRALIVATGASARWVGADGEDDLMGYGLSTCATCDGAFHRGDDVLVIGGGDSAMEEALFLTKFADSVTVVHRRDELRASDIMARRAREHDAIEFRWNTELLEIHGSQGTGVTGATLVSHPDGHPTATLDDHEVDRERIDVGGIFYGVGHIPNTDFLEKTPVDLADSGHLETLEGMTTETTVDGVFGAGDVMDPDYRQAITSAGTGSMAALDAEAWLEEHTAMIELQA, encoded by the coding sequence ATGAACACGGATTCCACGACAGCCGACACGCCTACGACTCGAGACGTCGTCATCGTCGGCTCCGGCATTGCCGGCCTCTCGGCTGCGGTCTATGCCGCACGAGCCGACCTCGAGCCACTCGTCCTCGAGGGGCCCGAACCCGGCGGCCAGCTCACGTTGACAACCGACGTCGAGAACTACCTCGGATTTCCCGAGGGAATCGGCGGCATGGAATTGATTCAGCAGGGCAAAGCGCAAGCCGAGCGCTTCGGGGCTGAGTTTAGACACGGCACCGTCGACGCTGCCCACCTCGAGGACCAGCCGTTCGAACTCGCCCTCGCGAGCGGTGACACTATCCGAACGCGTGCCCTGATTGTTGCCACCGGCGCGAGCGCCCGCTGGGTCGGCGCTGACGGCGAGGACGACCTGATGGGCTACGGCCTCTCGACGTGTGCGACCTGTGACGGTGCGTTCCACCGTGGTGACGACGTCCTCGTCATCGGTGGCGGCGACAGCGCCATGGAAGAAGCGCTCTTCCTGACGAAATTCGCCGACAGCGTGACCGTCGTTCACCGACGTGACGAGCTTCGTGCCTCGGACATCATGGCGCGGCGAGCGCGTGAACACGACGCAATCGAATTCCGCTGGAACACCGAACTCCTCGAGATTCACGGCTCACAGGGCACCGGCGTCACCGGTGCAACGCTGGTCTCCCATCCCGACGGCCACCCGACTGCAACCCTGGATGACCACGAGGTCGACCGCGAACGCATCGACGTCGGCGGCATCTTCTACGGTGTCGGCCACATCCCGAACACGGATTTCCTCGAGAAGACCCCCGTCGATCTCGCCGACAGCGGCCACCTCGAGACACTCGAGGGGATGACAACCGAGACGACCGTCGACGGCGTCTTCGGCGCTGGCGACGTGATGGACCCCGACTACCGGCAGGCGATTACCTCGGCCGGCACCGGGAGCATGGCTGCACTCGACGCTGAAGCGTGGCTCGAGGAGCACACCGCGATGATCGAACTGCAGGCCTAG
- the trxA gene encoding thioredoxin, whose translation MTTDTHSGSDAQSPAKPLEVDGSDHLEDLIDRHDVVLVDFFATWCGPCKMLEPVLDGLAGETDATIAKVDVDQHPQLAESYGVRGVPTLVLYADGEQVDQQTGALPADQLRTLIETHTE comes from the coding sequence ATGACAACTGATACCCACAGCGGATCGGACGCACAATCGCCGGCAAAACCGCTCGAGGTCGACGGTAGCGACCACCTCGAGGACCTCATCGACCGTCACGACGTCGTCCTCGTGGACTTCTTCGCAACATGGTGCGGGCCATGCAAGATGCTCGAGCCCGTCCTCGACGGACTCGCGGGAGAGACGGACGCGACCATCGCAAAAGTCGACGTCGACCAGCATCCACAGCTGGCGGAATCCTACGGCGTCCGTGGCGTCCCGACGCTCGTCCTCTACGCTGACGGCGAGCAGGTCGACCAACAGACTGGCGCACTGCCCGCCGACCAACTGCGAACCCTGATCGAAACCCACACCGAATGA
- a CDS encoding cation:proton antiporter domain-containing protein — protein MTLIAIVALILALGVASRVLADQIHIPSVLFLIVAGIVIGPEVLGVVSQESFGGGLSAMVGVSVAIILFEGGYHLHLEKLRESPTALLRLTTIGAAITWLGTAAAVVVFLETSLEVGLLVGALLIATGPTVIGPILQVVTVRDHVASVLEGEGVINDITAAILVVVIFEVLVAGTGTPAALVGEFARRLGIGLAVGALVAAAVWFFLEHGQSRPSAAPLHARLIVLAGIIVAYAGAETIASETGIAAAAMAGFVLGNVDLPYHEDVIDFLDDLSVVVLSFIFVALAALIDFADIRALGLAGLAIVAAITLVLRPAVIYLSTTHERFTTNERLFLSAVGPRGIIPASVATLFAVELQALGRPQEAQLLAGTVFLIIFATVVLQAGLARQIATSLGVSPMRTLIIGGGRVGLSLAERLEQDGENVQLIDTDSDAVETARKRGLRALEGDGTDARILEQAGADEAKTVIAVTPDDDVNLLVCQLAKTTFDVDTVAARVNQPDNVDAFESLGVHAIDLSMATAWSLENVLERPSLSAWMNELGRTGDVQEIEVTATDLVGKTIAELNAEIPDGVIVGLLTHQDGTTEVPTGDHELRDGDRVTFLGQTDAVDRAVKRFHPHE, from the coding sequence GTGACTCTCATCGCAATCGTCGCACTCATTCTGGCACTCGGGGTCGCCTCCCGCGTTCTCGCCGACCAAATCCACATTCCGAGCGTCCTTTTTTTGATCGTCGCAGGGATTGTGATCGGTCCCGAAGTGCTTGGGGTCGTCTCCCAGGAGAGCTTCGGCGGCGGACTCTCGGCGATGGTCGGCGTCAGCGTCGCGATCATCCTCTTCGAAGGCGGCTATCACCTCCACCTCGAGAAGCTTCGGGAAAGTCCAACGGCGCTGCTTCGGCTCACCACCATCGGCGCGGCGATCACCTGGCTCGGCACGGCCGCCGCTGTCGTCGTCTTTCTCGAGACGAGTCTCGAGGTCGGCCTCCTAGTCGGCGCACTGCTGATTGCGACCGGGCCGACGGTGATCGGACCGATCCTGCAGGTCGTGACCGTGCGCGATCACGTTGCCAGCGTTCTCGAGGGTGAAGGTGTAATCAACGATATCACCGCGGCGATTCTGGTTGTCGTCATCTTCGAAGTCCTCGTCGCGGGGACTGGAACACCGGCCGCGCTCGTCGGTGAGTTTGCGAGACGGTTGGGAATCGGGCTCGCAGTCGGTGCGCTCGTTGCGGCTGCGGTCTGGTTCTTCCTCGAGCATGGACAGTCCCGACCGTCTGCAGCGCCGCTTCACGCCCGGTTGATCGTTCTTGCCGGGATCATCGTCGCCTACGCTGGTGCTGAAACGATTGCGAGCGAGACGGGTATCGCCGCTGCCGCAATGGCCGGCTTTGTTCTCGGAAACGTTGACCTGCCGTACCACGAGGACGTGATCGACTTCCTCGATGACCTCTCGGTCGTCGTCCTCTCGTTTATCTTCGTCGCGCTGGCGGCGTTGATCGACTTTGCGGATATCCGTGCGCTTGGACTGGCCGGGCTTGCCATCGTCGCCGCGATCACGCTGGTGCTCCGGCCAGCCGTCATCTACCTCTCGACGACCCACGAGCGCTTTACGACCAACGAACGGCTTTTTCTGAGCGCCGTCGGCCCGCGCGGGATCATCCCCGCAAGCGTCGCGACGCTGTTTGCCGTCGAACTCCAGGCACTCGGTCGGCCACAGGAGGCTCAACTGCTCGCCGGAACCGTCTTTCTCATCATCTTCGCGACAGTCGTCCTTCAGGCTGGCCTCGCACGACAGATCGCAACCTCACTCGGCGTTTCACCAATGCGCACACTCATCATCGGCGGGGGCCGCGTCGGTCTCTCGCTCGCAGAACGACTCGAACAGGACGGAGAGAACGTACAACTGATCGACACCGACTCCGATGCAGTCGAAACTGCTCGCAAACGCGGCCTTCGTGCACTCGAGGGCGATGGCACTGACGCCAGGATCCTCGAGCAAGCGGGCGCAGATGAGGCGAAGACTGTTATCGCGGTCACGCCTGACGACGACGTTAACTTGCTCGTTTGTCAGCTCGCAAAAACGACTTTCGACGTCGACACGGTCGCCGCACGGGTGAACCAACCCGACAACGTCGACGCCTTCGAATCACTCGGCGTCCATGCAATCGATCTCTCGATGGCAACCGCGTGGTCGCTCGAGAACGTCCTCGAACGACCGTCGCTGTCGGCGTGGATGAACGAACTCGGGCGGACGGGTGACGTCCAAGAGATCGAGGTGACGGCCACGGACCTCGTCGGAAAGACCATCGCCGAACTCAACGCCGAAATTCCCGACGGTGTCATTGTCGGACTGCTCACTCACCAAGACGGGACAACCGAAGTGCCGACGGGCGATCACGAACTTCGAGATGGTGATCGTGTGACGTTCCTCGGACAGACGGACGCAGTCGACCGTGCCGTCAAGCGGTTCCACCCCCACGAGTAG
- a CDS encoding sulfite exporter TauE/SafE family protein yields MELLGLSLTLLVLFVSFGFMVGVLFGFFGMGGSFLITPTLLLLDYPASVAIGSGLAFYFGTSVIAVLKHYDIGQVDYKLGAILFIVLSIGIELGSRLVFGLEALGIANLVTGIAYVVLLAGIGALFLRRAATLEDGDDTGGDDGSDDVSDEDIPAIGQKIQSYTIPPMISLTSGGRASVWTITGAGGSVGLVSGLIGVGGGFIRMPAIYYLIGTPLTAAVGTSLFAGLFSGAFGTFTYGMSGSVDLTVVSLLLVGSALGARIGSAATTMVDEDDVIVYFGLMMVFASGGIALSELANWLGTDALDLVSVLLLVGSSFFVASMILYKVVQSTGSDDSSAHTTPNGDD; encoded by the coding sequence ATGGAGCTACTGGGACTGAGTCTGACTCTGCTGGTGTTGTTCGTGAGCTTTGGCTTCATGGTCGGCGTCCTGTTTGGCTTCTTCGGCATGGGTGGCTCGTTCCTGATTACGCCGACGCTGCTCTTGCTCGATTACCCTGCGTCGGTCGCTATCGGGAGCGGACTGGCGTTTTACTTCGGGACGTCGGTGATTGCCGTCCTGAAGCACTACGATATCGGACAGGTCGACTACAAACTCGGCGCGATCCTGTTCATCGTGCTCTCGATTGGGATCGAACTCGGCAGTCGCCTTGTCTTTGGCTTAGAGGCGCTGGGAATCGCGAATCTCGTCACGGGCATTGCCTACGTCGTCCTGCTTGCGGGGATCGGCGCGCTGTTCCTTCGCCGAGCCGCCACCCTCGAGGATGGGGACGACACTGGAGGCGATGACGGTTCCGACGACGTCAGTGATGAGGACATTCCGGCCATCGGCCAGAAGATACAGTCCTACACCATCCCGCCGATGATCTCACTCACGTCCGGCGGGCGCGCATCGGTGTGGACAATCACGGGTGCCGGCGGGAGCGTCGGCCTCGTCTCGGGGCTGATCGGCGTCGGTGGTGGCTTCATCCGCATGCCCGCGATTTACTACCTGATCGGGACGCCGCTGACTGCAGCCGTCGGCACCAGCCTGTTCGCCGGGCTGTTCTCGGGCGCGTTCGGGACCTTCACCTATGGGATGTCTGGCAGCGTCGACCTGACGGTCGTCTCCTTGCTGCTAGTCGGGAGTGCTCTCGGCGCTCGCATCGGCTCCGCTGCAACGACGATGGTCGATGAGGACGACGTCATCGTCTATTTCGGTCTCATGATGGTCTTCGCCAGCGGCGGAATCGCCCTGTCCGAACTCGCAAACTGGCTTGGCACGGACGCGCTCGATCTCGTGAGCGTCCTCCTGCTCGTCGGCTCGTCGTTTTTCGTCGCGTCAATGATCCTCTACAAGGTCGTCCAATCGACCGGTTCGGACGACTCGAGCGCACACACCACACCAAACGGTGATGATTGA
- a CDS encoding DUF7512 family protein — MIEFATVPAPVQATLLVGVILVQAVVLYVGYGALERVATPLIKTITDA, encoded by the coding sequence ATGATCGAGTTCGCCACAGTTCCTGCACCGGTACAGGCGACGCTCCTCGTGGGCGTCATCCTCGTTCAGGCCGTCGTCCTCTACGTCGGGTACGGCGCTCTCGAGCGAGTTGCAACGCCACTGATTAAAACGATCACGGACGCCTAA
- a CDS encoding universal stress protein gives MKAVLATDLSAASEATIENETCLECLGRIGIEEMHLVTVIPSNVHAGMPGIDFEKRRRNAISAYEGVIERAGFDVETHVVRGTPHRRIRGIAETIGASLTVVGSRGKSPLENRVIGSTARNLARTTETPLLVNRIEREADDPTVVRQHLFQRMLYATDFSENADRAFEAFSYLRHATQEATLVHVETPKDPGPTEADDPETQLSTLADQLEEWDIDTRLEIRQGDPADEILAVEDAVDPTTILVGSRGHSRLRRLLLGSVSEDLVAQANGNVMLVPPA, from the coding sequence ATGAAAGCGGTACTCGCCACAGACCTCTCGGCGGCCAGCGAGGCGACCATCGAGAATGAGACCTGCCTCGAGTGTCTCGGTCGAATCGGCATCGAAGAGATGCACCTGGTGACGGTCATTCCGTCAAACGTCCACGCGGGCATGCCCGGAATCGACTTCGAAAAACGGCGTCGAAACGCGATCTCAGCGTACGAAGGCGTTATCGAACGCGCTGGCTTCGATGTCGAGACGCATGTTGTCCGCGGGACCCCACACCGCCGCATCCGCGGCATCGCCGAAACGATTGGGGCGAGTCTCACCGTTGTCGGCTCGCGCGGGAAAAGTCCACTCGAGAATCGGGTTATCGGCTCGACGGCGCGCAACCTCGCCCGAACGACCGAGACGCCGCTACTGGTCAATCGAATCGAACGCGAGGCCGACGATCCGACCGTCGTCAGACAGCACTTGTTCCAGCGAATGCTGTATGCGACGGATTTCTCCGAAAACGCAGATCGTGCGTTCGAAGCGTTCTCGTACCTGCGTCATGCAACCCAGGAGGCGACGCTCGTCCACGTCGAAACGCCGAAAGATCCCGGTCCGACGGAGGCAGACGACCCCGAAACACAGCTTTCAACGTTGGCCGACCAACTCGAGGAGTGGGATATTGACACCCGTCTCGAGATTCGCCAGGGTGATCCAGCCGACGAGATTCTCGCCGTCGAAGACGCCGTCGACCCGACGACGATTCTCGTCGGCTCGCGCGGTCACAGCCGGCTTCGGAGACTACTGCTGGGGAGCGTTTCTGAGGACCTGGTTGCGCAAGCAAACGGCAACGTGATGCTCGTGCCACCTGCCTGA
- a CDS encoding class I SAM-dependent methyltransferase — MGFHTFPIDRADKLEDPSRYRFCSREELLEMLAPDAEAVVADLGSGTGFYSRDVAPFVETLYAVDLQEEMHEYHRDEGCTANVEFVTAGIDSLPFADDELDGAFSTMTHHEYATDETMAELARVIRPGGRLVTVDWSATGTGADGPPVDERFGPDEVVAHLEDVGFSLERVHDRPETLAVVVSR, encoded by the coding sequence ATGGGATTTCACACGTTCCCCATCGACCGCGCTGACAAACTCGAGGATCCGTCACGCTATCGCTTTTGCTCGCGCGAGGAACTGCTCGAGATGCTCGCACCCGACGCCGAGGCTGTCGTCGCGGATCTTGGATCGGGAACGGGCTTCTACTCCCGAGATGTTGCTCCGTTCGTCGAGACGCTGTACGCAGTCGACCTACAGGAGGAGATGCACGAGTACCACCGCGACGAAGGCTGCACAGCGAACGTCGAGTTCGTCACCGCAGGGATCGACTCGTTGCCCTTCGCGGACGACGAACTGGACGGGGCCTTCTCGACGATGACCCACCATGAGTACGCCACGGACGAGACGATGGCGGAACTCGCCCGCGTGATTCGTCCGGGCGGTCGTCTCGTCACCGTCGACTGGTCGGCCACTGGAACCGGTGCTGACGGCCCGCCAGTCGACGAACGATTCGGTCCCGACGAGGTCGTGGCCCACCTCGAGGACGTTGGCTTCTCCCTCGAGCGTGTCCACGACCGGCCAGAGACGCTGGCAGTTGTCGTCTCTCGGTAA